Proteins encoded by one window of Vigna radiata var. radiata cultivar VC1973A chromosome 5, Vradiata_ver6, whole genome shotgun sequence:
- the LOC106761260 gene encoding coenzyme Q-binding protein COQ10 homolog, mitochondrial, with protein MPPFLSTSKALCSLASRKSGASQLIRSSKGRSITAITGHHIQPSVSRIGFSSIIGGSSNSNNNNNYNAVHTRQFLGCGDGEEGILSKTYEERRVLGYSPEQLFDVVAAVEFYHGFVPWCQRSDILRHHPDGSFDAELEIGFKFLVESYVSHVQVNRPKQIKTTVSESTLFDHLINVWEFNPGPVPGSCNLYFLVDFKFHSPLYRQIASMFFKEVASKMVGSFTERCRLIYGPEVQVHENPYGKRA; from the exons ATGCCGCCGTTTTTGTCGACCTCGAAAGCCCTTTGCTCCTTAGCATCACGCAAAAGCGGTGCGAGTCAATTGATCAGGTCGAGCAAGGGCAGATCAATCACAGCCATTACCGGTCATCACATTCAGCCTTCTGTCTCTCGCATCGGCTTTTCCTCCATCATAGGAGGATCTAGTAATagtaacaataataacaattataatgCTGTTCACACTAGACAGTTTCTTGGATGTGGAGATGGTGAAGAAGGGATTCTATCCAAAACTTACGAGGAGAGACGCGTTTTGGG gTACTCTCCGGAACAATTATTTGATGTTGTTGCAGCTGTTGAGTTCTATCACGGTTTTGTTCCATGGTGTCAAAGGTCAGACATACTTAGACACCATCCAGACGGATCATTTGATGCCGAGTTGGAGATTGGATTTAAATTCCTTGTTGAAAGTTATGTTTCTCATGTACAAGTAAACAGGCCAAAGCAAATAAAG ACAACCGTGTCAGAAAGTACCTTGTTTGACCATTTAATAAACGTATGGGAATTTAACCCTGGCCCTGTTCCTGGAAGTTGCAATCTTTATTTCTTGGTGGATTTTAAATTTCACTCTCCACTTTACAGACAG ATTGCTTCAATGTTCTTTAAGGAGGTAGCCTCTAAGATGGTTGGTTCATTTACAGAGCGTTGCCGTTTGATATATGGACCGGAAGTGCAGGTCCATGAAAACCCGTATGGAAAGAGGGCATAG
- the LOC106762714 gene encoding thioredoxin-like 4, chloroplastic, whose protein sequence is MPQVVIPGQISKSFASVRVEIQKSVKCRISHVVFSVVARDRHSKLCLDQTKVEPLAKIRHTSLSSRIRVADEYQEGLSDEDEDLCPVECVREFTTDEEFSKILEKSKETGSLVVVDFFRTSCGSCKYIEQGFAKLCKKSGDNEAPVIFLKHNVMDEYDEESEVADRLRIRAVPLFHFYKDGVLLEAFPTRDKERIVAAILKYSSLKAEDILG, encoded by the exons ATGCCGCAGGTTGTCATTCCCGGACAGATTAGCAAGTCCTTTGCGAGTGTTAGAGTAGAGATACAAAAATCAGTTAAGTGTAGAATTTCCCATGTAGTTTTCAGCGTAGTTGCTAGGGACAGGCATAGCAAACTATGTCTTGATCAGACAAAAGTTGAACCTCTAGCGAAAATCAGGCACACATCATTGTCTAGTAGGATAAGAGTTGCTGATGAATATCAAGAAGGGTTatctgatgaagatgaagatctcTGTCCCGTTGAATGTGTAAGAGAATTCACCACTGATGAAGAGTTCAGCAAAATTCTGGAAAAGTCTAAAGAAACTGGATCTTTGGTTGTGGTAGATTTCTTCCGCACCTCTTGTGGAAGCTGCAAGTATATAGAGCAGGGTTTTGCAAAGTTGTGCAAGAAATCTGGCGATAATGAAGCTCCGGTAATCTTTCTAAAGCATAAT GTAATGGACGAGTACGATGAGGAGTCCGAGGTTGCTGATCGACTTAGAATCAGG GCCGTGCCTCTTTTCCACTTCTACAAAGATGGCGTGCTGTTGGAAGCATTTCCAACCAGGGACAAAGAAAGGATTGTTGCAGCCATTCTCAAGTACTCATCTCTTAAAGCTGAAGATATCTTAGGTTAA
- the LOC106762716 gene encoding pentatricopeptide repeat-containing protein At2g04860, giving the protein MKLPSKTNLSLFHSLLQDASFPILIFRQLLQANAIPNDVTFSLLIKACISSHSFSCASPSATLQANQIQTHLLKRATQMFMYVNTALIDFYMKLGFTNHAHQLFEDMPSKDVVSWNVLICGYSQNGFPRDAFQLFVQMLRESFRPNQTTIASLLPSFGRREFIPQGGSVHGFGIKAGFGLDPQVNNALTSMYAKCDDLEAALLLFVEMGEKNVISWNTMIGAYCQNGFSDKAVLCFKEMLKEGLEPSPVTMMNLTSANAVPETVHCYIVKCGFTSDASVVTSLVCLYAKQGLTDMAKLLYKRYPTKDLISLTAIISSYSEKGDVESAVECFTQTLLLGIRPDAVALIGVLHGITNPSHFSIGCAFHGYGLKNGLTNDCLVANGLISMYSRFDEIEAALSLFFDRSEKPLVTWNSVISGCVQAAKSSEAMELFCQMSTCGQKPDAITIASLLSGCCQLEYLRIGETLHAYILRNNVKVEDFTGTALIDMYSKCGRLDYAEKVFYSINGPCLATWNSIISGYSLYGHEHKAFSCLSKLLEQGLEPDKITLLGVLAACTHGGLVYEGIQYFRSMTEEYGLRPTLQHYACIVGLLGRAGLFKEAMEVINNMEIRPDSAVWGALLSACCIQHEVKLGECLAKHLFLLNYKNGGFYVLMSNLYAIVGRWDDVARVRDMMRDHGGDGCSGVSVIEVSPQRENNNNLCPTEVYFLMHQNL; this is encoded by the coding sequence ATGAAGTTGCCTTCTAAAACCAATCTTTCTCTGTTTCACTCTCTCTTGCAGGATGCAAGTTTTCCAATCCTTATCTTCCGACAACTGTTACAGGCCAATGCCATCCCCAACGATGTTACCTTTTCTTTACTCATCAAAGCATGCATTTCCTCCCATTCTTTCTCTTGCGCTTCACCCTCTGCGACCCTACAAGCCAACCAGATTCAAACCCACTTGTTGAAACGGGCTACTCAAATGTTTATGTATGTAAACACCGCTCTCATTGACTTTTACATGAAACTTGGGTTCACCAACCACGCACACCAACTGTTCGAAGATATGCCTTCAAAAGATGTTGTTTCATGGAACGTGTTGATTTGTGGATATTCACAAAATGGGTTCCCTCGTGATGCTTTTCAGCTCTTTGTGCAGATGCTGAGAGAGAGTTTTAGGCCTAACCAGACAACGATTGCTAGTTTGTTGCCCTCATTTGGTCGTCGCGAATTTATTCCTCAAGGTGGATCCGTTCATGGATTTGGGATCAAAGCTGGCTTTGGTTTGGATCCTCAGGTGAATAATGCCCTTACCTCTATGTATGCTAAATGCGATGACTTGGAAGCAGCCCTACTCTTGTTTGTAGAGATGGGTGAGAAAAATGTTATCTCTTGGAATACAATGATTGGTGCCTATTGCCAAAATGGTTTTTCGGACAAGGCGGTTTTGTGCTTTAAAGAGATGCTGAAGGAAGGTTTGGAACCCAGTCCAGTGACAATGATGAACCTTACGTCAGCTAATGCTGTTCCCGAAACTGTCCATTGTTATATTGTCAAATGTGGCTTTACCAGTGACGCTTCTGTTGTAACCTCCCTGGTTTGTCTATATGCAAAGCAAGGGCTCACAGATATGGCAAAATTGCTTTACAAGCGTTATCCCACAAAGGACCTGATTTCGTTAACTGCGATAATCTCTAGCTATTCGGAAAAAGGTGATGTAGAGTCTGCGGTGGAGTGTTTTACCCAAACTCTGCTACTGGGCATTAGACCAGATGCAGTTGCATTAATTGGTGTCCTACATGGAATCACTAATCCGTCTCATTTTTCCATTGGATGTGCTTTCCATGGTTATGGGTTGAAGAACGGGCTGACTAATGATTGCTTGGTTGCAAATGGGCTAATAAGCATGTATTCAAGATTTGATGAGATAGAAGCTgcattatctttgttttttgACAGGAGTGAAAAACCACTGGTCACTTGGAATTCTGTGATATCTGGTTGCGTTCAGGCTGCAAAATCAAGTGAAGCTATGGAGTTATTCTGCCAAATGAGCACATGTGGACAAAAACCAGATGCCATCACTATCGCTAGTCTACTATCAGGATGTTGCCAGCTTGAGTACCTGCGGATTGGAGAGACACTGCATGCATATATTCTTAGAAACAATGTGAAAGTGGAAGATTTTACAGGAACTGCTCTTATAGATATGTATTCTAAGTGTGGAAGATTAGATTATGCTGAAAAGGTATTTTATAGCATCAACGGTCCGTGTTTAGCAACATGGAACTCCATCATATCGGGTTATAGTTTATATGGACACGAACACAAAGCTTTCAGTTGTCTTTCCAAACTACTTGAACAAGGGCTAGAACCAGATAAAATCACCCTCTTGGGAGTTTTAGCAGCATGTACCCATGGCGGACTTGTCTACGAAGGAATTCAATACTTCCGTAGCATGACAGAAGAGTATGGTTTGAGACCAACTTTGCAGCATTACGCATGCATAGTTGGTCTCCTGGGTCGGGCAGGATTGTTCAAGGAAGCAATGGAGGTTATTAACAACATGGAAATTCGGCCTGATTCTGCTGTCTGGGGAGCATTGTTAAGTGCTTGTTGCATTCAACATGAAGTAAAGCTTGGGGAATGCTTGGCgaaacatttgtttttattgaattacaaaaacggtggattttatgttttaatgtcGAATCTTTATGCCATTGTTGGGAGGTGGGATGACGTAGCAAGGGTGAGGGATATGATGAGAGACCATGGAGGAGATGGATGTTCAGGTGTTAGTGTCATTGAAGTGTCACCccaaagagaaaataataacaatttgtGCCCAACCGAGGTCTATTTTTTAATGCATCagaatttataa